A window of Chlorobium phaeobacteroides DSM 266 genomic DNA:
TCGGCTGTGGAAGGTGGGCTGTGGGCTGCGGCACGTGGAAGGTGTGCGTTGTGGGTTGTGAGTCATCCCGATCTCCCCCTCCTTGTCATCTCGAACATCGGGAGAGATCTCTCTTCACTACAGCCAACTCCCCATCTTCATCCCAATTCGTTTTTAATGAAAAACAAGGCTGGATGTTGGAGCAGCGAAGCGGAAACAACAAACAGCCTTAATTCTCTTTTCGTGCAAATTCGTGTCAATTCGCGGGCAAAAATCTTCTCGTCATCCCCATCTCTCCCCCTCTTTATCCTATTCCTCACGCCCGACCATACGTATCCTCAAAACGCACAATATCATCCTCGCCAAGATAACTGCCCGACTGCACCTCAATCAACTCCAAAGGAATAACCCCCGGATTTTCCAACCGATGCGTCACCCCAAGCGGAATATAGATCGATTGATTCTCAGAAAGAAGAATATCCTCCGCACCCTTGGTAATCCTCGCCGTACCCTTCACTACAATCCAATGCTCCGCCCGATGATGATGCATCTGCAACGAAAGAGAAGCGCCAGGATTAACCGTAATCCTTTTCACATGAAACCGATCAGCCCTGTCCACCGACTGATACGCACCCCACGGACGACACACTCGGCAATGACTGATAGTCTCCTTTCGCCTGGCAGTATTCAACGCTGCAACAACAGCCTTCACATCCTGAACAGAACTCTTATCGGCAACAAGCACCGCATCAGCCGTCTCAATCACAACAAGCTGCTCAACACCAACCGTACTCACCAACCGGCTCTCCGCATAGATATAACAATCCCTCGTTGCATGCGACAACACATCCCCACGCACCACATTGCCATTAACATCCTTTGCCCCAATCTCCCACAACGCCGACCAGGCCCCGACATCGCTCCACCCCGCATCAAGAGGAATCACAACCGCATCAGCAGTCTTTTCCATAACCGCATAATCAATAGAATTAGCAGGCGACGAAGCAAACGCGCTCTTATCCAGGCGAATAAAATCCTGTTCACGTCTTGCAGACATAAAAGCACTCCTGCAAGCATCAAGCATCTCCGGAGCAAACTCCTGCAACTCGCGAAGATATCGTTGAGCGCTGAACAAAAACATCCCGCTGTTCCAGAAATACTCACCCGACGCCACATACTGCTCTGCAATCTCCCTGCTCGGCTTCTCCACAAACCGGGCCACCCGGCAAGCTCCCGAAACCGGATCAAGAGACTCTCCTGCATTGATATAACCATACCCGGTATCCGGAGAGGTCGGCACAATACCGAACGTCACCAGCTTACCGCTCAACGCAAGCGGAATACCGACCGAAACCGCCTTCTGAAAAGCCGTAACATCCCGCATGGCATGATCAGCAGGCAAAACCAGCAACAACGGATCCGTTTCGTTCGAAACAGCCTCAAAAGCAGCCACCGCAACAGCAGGCGCAGTATTACGTCCGCACGGCTCCAGCATAATAGCATCAGAAGAGATCCCGATAGCCCTCAACTGCTCCGCCACCATAAAACGATGCTCCTCATTACACACAACAATCGGCGAACAGACGCCCGACAAATCCCCAATCCGCAAAACCGTATCCTGCAACATCGTCAACTCCCCCACCAATGGCAACAACTGCTTCGGATACAACTCCCGCGAAAGCGGCCACAACCTGCTCCCCGTCCCACCCGAAAGAATAACCGGAACCAACTCAACCATACAGCCTCCAAGCCCGATAAATAATTAATAAAACCAGTTCCCAGCTCCCACGTCCCGCGTAACCCGTAATACGATCTAACCCCCTTTCGCGCAAATTCGCGTCAATTCGCGGGCAAACTCTTCTCTTCATCCCAATTCAACTCTTAATCCAAAAACAAGGCTGGATGTTGGAGCAGCGAAGCGGAAACAACAAACAGCCTTAATTTCCTTTCGTGTAAATTCGTGTCAATTCGTGGGCAACTCCCCCTCTTCATCCCAATTGCATCTTAATCAAAAAACCGGCAGTTGTTTTTATCGGCGAAGCCTGAGAAAACCAACTGCCAATTTCCCTTCGCGCAAATTCGCGTCAATTCGTGGGCAACACTCTTCTCTTCATCCCAATTCAACTCTTAATCCAAAAACAAGGCTGGATGTTGGAGCAGCGAAGCGGAAACAACAAACAGCCTTAATTTCCTTTCGTGTAAATTCGTGTCAATTCGTGGGCAACACTCTTCTCTTCATCCCAATTCGTCTCTTAATCCAAAAACCGGCAGTTGTTTTTATCAGCAAAAGCAAGAGAAAACCAACTGCCAATTTCTTTTTCGCGCAAATTCGCGTCAATTCGTGGGCAAACTCCCCCTCTTAACCTGACACGTAACCCATAACACAATATTAGAACGATATTAACCCTTAACCCTGTAAAAAGCAATCCCCAGCAACTCACGCAACGCACGCTCCGAAAGACGAAGAGCCCCCGCATCAGGGAGAAAACTCAGAACAGTAAGCGACTCAGGCCCGCCAAAAGAAAAATCAACAGGAAAAGGAATAACCCTCAACCCCTCACGCCGAAAAAGCAACACCGATCGATGCATATGATACGCACTCGTCACCAGAATAACCGTTTTCTCACTACCCAAACCAGAACCAAGCAGCCGCCTCACGGCAACAGCCTCCTCAGCCGTATTCTCCACCTTTTCCGTCACCCTTATAGCCTCAGGCGAAACGCCAAGCAAAACAGCCCTCCGCGAAAGCAGCTCCCCCTCGGGAACCCGATCCGGCCTCCACGGAATCCAGCCCCCGGTAAACACAAGCAAAGGAGCCTTCCCCGCCCTGAACAACTCAATTCCCCCATCAAACCGATCGACAGCCTCGCCCCACTCACCAAGAGGAGCCCCATCAACCCTTTCAATCATACCACTCAACACCACAACAGCATCAGCATCAGGCAGAGACGCAGCAGACCCCCTAAAAGAATAAACCCCGCAAACCAACCTGGTCAAAAAATCACCCGTAACCGGCATAGAAAAAACCCACAACAACGCCACCCCGAAAAAAATCACCCCCCTGCTCTTCAACAGCAAACCCGCCGCAAAAAGCAGAAAACACAACCCCAACGGAAGAAAAAAAATCGGAAAAAGCTTATGAAACATCAGCATAAAACAACAACCAAAGTAAAAAAAACGCTGTTTATTATCATGAACTATTTACGTAAAAAACAAGCGAAACAAGAAACCATAACCCACTAAAAAATCAGAAAATCAAAAAACAAATATAACCAGACCCCGACAAAAAGCATACCACCAGCCACCCCTTTCCAGCCAAATCACAGTCAACCATCAACCTCCCGCACCAAATTCTGAACAAGAAAGGAAGATCGTGTTACGGTTTAAGATTGTATTGAGCAATTTGGTAAACAACACAGGGTTGAGGTTGCAGGCTGTAGACTGTGGGTTGTAGGCTGTGAGCTGCGCGGTACGTGGAAGGTGTGCGTTGTGGGTTGTGAGTCATCCCGATCTCCCCCTCCTTGTCATCTCGACCATCGGGAGAGATCTCTCTTCACTTCAGCAAACCGGCCCTCTTCATCTCTCTTATAATTCGTCTCTTAATCAAAAAAAAGGCTGGATGGCTGGATGGCGAAATAGCAAAACAGCCTTAATTCGCTTTTCGTGAAAATTCGTGTTAATTCGTGGGCCAACTCTTCTCTTCATCCCAATTCGTCTCTTAATCAAAAAACCGGCAGTTGTTTTTATCGGCGAATGCCAGAGAAAACCAACTGCCAATTTCCCTTTCGCGCAAATTCGTGTAATTCGTGGGCAACTCCCCCTCTTCATCCCATTCGTCTCTTAATCCAAAAAAAGGCTGGATGGCTGGATAGCGAGATGGCGAAATAGCAAAACAGCCTTAATTCGCTCTTAATCGAAAAACCGGCAGTTGTTTTTATCGGCAAAGCCAGAGAAAACCAACTGCCAATTTCCCCTTCGCGCAAATTCGCGTCAATTCGCGGGCAACTCCCCCTCTTCATCCCATTCGTCTCTTAATCAAAAAAAAGGCTGGATAGCTGGATAGCGAGATGGCGAAATAGCCTTAATTCGTCTCTTAATTCAAAAACCGGCAGTTGTTTTTATCGGCGGAGCCTGAGAAAACCAACTGCCAATTTCCCTTTCGCGCAAATTCGTGTAATTCGTGGGCAACTCCCCCTCTTCATCCCATTCCCCGGTATTCCAATGAGATCTCTCCTGATGGTCGAGATGACAAGAAGGGGCGTAGAGTTTGACATACCCAATTCCTCCCCAATCAAAAAACCGGCAGTTGTTTTTATCGGCGAATGCCAGAGAAAACCAACTGCCAATTTCCCTTTCGCGCAAATTCGTGTAATTCGTGGGCAACTCCCCCTCTTCATCCCATTCGTCTCTTAATCCAAAAAAAAGCTGGATGGCTGGATAGCGAGATGGCGAAATAGCAAAACAGCCTTAATTCGTCTCTTAATGAAAAACCAGCAGTTGTTTTTATCGGCGAAGCCAGAGAAAACCAACTGCCAATTTCTTTTTCGCGCTAATTCGCGTCAATTCGCGGGCAACCTCCCCCTCTTCACTCCCACGTCCCACTTAACACGCAGCAAAATCGATCCCCTTAAATATTCAACATCCTCTGAATATCCAGCAAATCACCATCAATACTATGATTCAACTTCACAGCCTTATTAAACGGAACCTGCACAATTTTACCATCATCAATCCCGATCATAATACTCTTCTGATCATCAAGCAAAGCATCAACAGCAGCAACACCCATCCGCGTCGCATTAACCCTGTCATTAGCCGTCGGACTACCACCACGCTGAATATGACCCAAAATAGAAACACGCACATCAAGATCAGGATGCTCCCTGCGCACCTGCTCAGCAATTTTCAAAGCACCTCCAGGCTCATCACCCTCAGCAACCATAATAATCCCGCTCCGCTCCTTATGCCGGTAACCCTTATCAAGAAACCGCTTCAACTCATCATGCTGCTCCTTCGACTCAGGAATCAAAATAACCTCAGCCCCGCAGGCAATACCCCCGTTCAAAGCCAGCAAACCAGCCTCACGACCCATAACCTCAACAATAAAAATTCTCCCATGCGAAACAGCCGTATCCCTGATTTTATCGACGGCACACACAACAGAATTCAACGCCGTTTCATAACCGATAGTATAATCCGTACCATACATATCATTATCAATAGTAGCAGGAATACCCACAAACGAAATATTGAACTCCTGCGACATCGTCAACGCGCCAGTAAAAGAACCATCACCCCCAATCACCACCACCGCATCAATACCAGCCTTCTGCAACTGCAACCAGGCTTTCTGGCGACCTTCGAAAGTTCTGAATTCATTACTGCGAGCCGTTCTCAAAACAGTCCCCCCCAACTGGATAATGCCGCTGACATCAGCCGACCTCAGCGGAATAAAATCTCCCTCGATCATCCCCTGATACCCGCGACGAATACCCACAACCTTCAATTTATTAGCAATTGCCGCCCGAGTCACAGCCCGGATAGCAGCATTCATCCCTGGAGCATCGCCGCCAGAAGTAAAAACGCCGATTTTCTGTAACCTCGGCTTCCTGTGCGAATCATCCCTCATATTTTTATTATCTACCATGTGACACAATATCATTACTAAAACAGGCACCCGCCCCCTTAATTCCACAAACCCATCTTACGAAAATATTAACCACTCCCCAATATCCGGCACCAGGCACTCCTCATTATTTCCCTAAAGAACAACAAACAACCTTAATGCCCTTTCGTGCAAATTCGCGTTAATTCGTGGGCAGAAGAGAGTTAGAAGTGCTGAGCGATGAGTTCTGAGTATGAGGGAAAGAACAGAAGAGAGATCTCTCCCGATGGTCGAGATGACAAGAAAATGCGTAAGGGATGACAAGCATAACAATTCGATCTTAATCGAAAAACAAGGCTGGATGTTGGATCGGCAACGCTGAAACAACAAACAGCCTTAATTACCTTTCGTGAAAATTCGTGTCAATTCGTGGGCCAACTCCCCCTCTTCATCCCAATTCGTTTCTTAATCGAAAAACCGGCAGTTGTTTTTATCGGCGAAGCCAGAGAAAACCCACTGCCAATTTCTTTTTCGTGAAAATTCGTGTGAATTCGTAGGCAAACTCTTCTCTTCATCCCAATTCGTCTCTTAATCAAAAAACGGGCAGTTGTTTTTATCGGCGAAGCCAGAGAAAACCCACTGCCAATTTCTTTTTCGTGAAAATTCGTGTGAATTCGTAGGCAAACTCTTCTCTTCATCCCAATTCGTCTCTTAATCAAAAAACCGGCAGATGTTTTTATCGGCAACGCCAGAGAAAACCAACTGCTAATCTCCTTTCGCGTTAATTCGCGTCAATTCGCGGGCAAAATCCCCCTCTTCATCTTCCAGGATATTTCACCTACCGATCAACGCGGATATTTGCGCAAGCAACTATCTATTCGGGTTAAATTTCGCAGCGTCAATAATTGACCATAAATGAATAATCCAGCCCATCAAAACAATCCATAAAACAGCGGCCAAAATGAATTGAATAATGGCCACAAACACCCTTCCCTGAAGCAGCTGACCTAACCCGGGAATAAAAAAACTGCACAACGCAGCCAATACATTCCCACCTGACCCTTGACCTGACATGCAGCCTCCTTTGATAGAAACATCGAAAAATTAACAGAAAAAGATAATCAGATCATTTCATAAATTTGCAGGAATTTAGGGAATCTACTCACGCCCGGCTTTTCATCGTCACATTTACAACGTCACGCAGATAGAGATCAATTCTTATAATTCCCGCAGCTAATGTAAAACAAAGCTGGATGTTGGAGCAGCGAAGCTGAAACAACAAACAGCCTTAATTCTCCTTCGCACAAAATCGCGTCAATTCGCGGGCAAATCACTCCCTTTTCCCAAGTCTCTTCAACTACGGAACAACGTCCCGCAGATATAATCAAAAAACTTCCATCCTGAAATTTTTAAAGAATAAATGTCACCCTGCAACTTTTTCTTTTATTTTTAACCTTAATATACTTTCACAATAAACATGCAAATAAAAGAGGAACTCTTATGCACGTGCATATAGGAAAGTTTTCGGACATTCGTAGTAAGCTTCAGCTAACTGATGATAAAATATATTTTTATACTGTCAATAAAGACGGAAGCATATTATTGCGCAAAGCAAATGACTATGAATTACTTGCATGCAGAAGAAGGCCTGAAAGAAATCTATTCGGATGAACCGGACGGATTGTGGGAGAAATGTCTTGATGATTAATCAACGAGACATTATTCTGATACCATTTCCTGTCTCAGACCTTTCAGAATCAAAGATAAGGCCTGCATTAGTGGTTTCAAATAACATATACAACAGTCAAAGCCTTGATATTGTTGTTACTGCAATAACTTCCAATCTGTCTCCGAACCCTTAAAGGTTTTTATAGACCGCAAAGACCTTGAGGGCGGATTTTTTCCGGTCAAAAGCGCTGTTAGAGTTGACAAACCATTTTCCTTCCAGCAGGGAAAAGTTTTGAAAACACTTGGCACCATAACAACACAAAAATTCGAAGAGGTTATGGTCACCTTGCAAAAAATCCTGAAGTAAACGGAAAGTGCCTTAAAGAACCGCACCTGAAGAACAGAGCTGTTAAGATCCCCCTCTTCACTTCCCACGTAACCCATTCCGTCCCCAATCGAAAAACAAGGCTGGATGTTGGAGCAGCGAAGCTGAAACAACAAACAGCCTTAATTCCCTTCGTGAAAATTCGCGTCAATTCGTGGGCAAACTCTTCTCTTCATCCAAATCCCCGGCATTGCATTGAGATCTCTCCCGTTGGTCGAGATGACAAGAGGGGGCTGGATAGCGAAACAGCCTTAATTCGCTCTTAATCGAAAAACCGGCAGTTGTTTTTATCGGCGGAGCCAGAGAAAACCAACTGCCAATTTCTTTTTCGTGAAAATTCGTGTCAATTCGTGGGCAAACTCTTCCTCTTCATCAGAGTTTTTCAGCTACGGAACAACGTCCCGCAGATATAATCACA
This region includes:
- a CDS encoding mannose-1-phosphate guanylyltransferase/mannose-6-phosphate isomerase, with translation MVELVPVILSGGTGSRLWPLSRELYPKQLLPLVGELTMLQDTVLRIGDLSGVCSPIVVCNEEHRFMVAEQLRAIGISSDAIMLEPCGRNTAPAVAVAAFEAVSNETDPLLLVLPADHAMRDVTAFQKAVSVGIPLALSGKLVTFGIVPTSPDTGYGYINAGESLDPVSGACRVARFVEKPSREIAEQYVASGEYFWNSGMFLFSAQRYLRELQEFAPEMLDACRSAFMSARREQDFIRLDKSAFASSPANSIDYAVMEKTADAVVIPLDAGWSDVGAWSALWEIGAKDVNGNVVRGDVLSHATRDCYIYAESRLVSTVGVEQLVVIETADAVLVADKSSVQDVKAVVAALNTARRKETISHCRVCRPWGAYQSVDRADRFHVKRITVNPGASLSLQMHHHRAEHWIVVKGTARITKGAEDILLSENQSIYIPLGVTHRLENPGVIPLELIEVQSGSYLGEDDIVRFEDTYGRA
- a CDS encoding YdcF family protein codes for the protein MLMFHKLFPIFFLPLGLCFLLFAAGLLLKSRGVIFFGVALLWVFSMPVTGDFLTRLVCGVYSFRGSAASLPDADAVVVLSGMIERVDGAPLGEWGEAVDRFDGGIELFRAGKAPLLVFTGGWIPWRPDRVPEGELLSRRAVLLGVSPEAIRVTEKVENTAEEAVAVRRLLGSGLGSEKTVILVTSAYHMHRSVLLFRREGLRVIPFPVDFSFGGPESLTVLSFLPDAGALRLSERALRELLGIAFYRVKG
- the pfkA gene encoding 6-phosphofructokinase codes for the protein MVDNKNMRDDSHRKPRLQKIGVFTSGGDAPGMNAAIRAVTRAAIANKLKVVGIRRGYQGMIEGDFIPLRSADVSGIIQLGGTVLRTARSNEFRTFEGRQKAWLQLQKAGIDAVVVIGGDGSFTGALTMSQEFNISFVGIPATIDNDMYGTDYTIGYETALNSVVCAVDKIRDTAVSHGRIFIVEVMGREAGLLALNGGIACGAEVILIPESKEQHDELKRFLDKGYRHKERSGIIMVAEGDEPGGALKIAEQVRREHPDLDVRVSILGHIQRGGSPTANDRVNATRMGVAAVDALLDDQKSIMIGIDDGKIVQVPFNKAVKLNHSIDGDLLDIQRMLNI
- a CDS encoding type II toxin-antitoxin system PemK/MazF family toxin translates to MINQRDIILIPFPVSDLSESKIRPALVVSNNIYNSQSLDIVVTAITSNLSPNP